Proteins from a single region of Streptomyces spectabilis:
- a CDS encoding ABC transporter permease — MSFRTSDGAPRAPLASRFAGRLSRMTWVDVVVAAAVLVLLYLVLKVGQGTTVRFSTEQSVQVDTDPARLPYDAARSLLRMFAALAASIVFTFAYAYAAAKSRRLERILIPALDILQSVPVLGFLTVAVTGFLALFPGSMLGLECASIFAIFTSQAWNMTFGFYQSLTSLPRELDELSRSFRFTKWMRFWKVEVPAGMIGLVWNGMMSFGGGWFFLVASEAISVNNKEYALPGVGSYAGAAVTDGDLGKVGWAILTMAVMVIGVNFLFWRPLTAWAEKFRNEQSEASEAQRSVVLDFLRRSHWPRLLGALLRPAGRALGRAARVLGTDDRPLSIDPARRRTGDIAFAVVAGGLIVWGLADLGGYLHESTGLGVFGEPLLLGLVTFVRVVVLVAVATVVWVPVGVWIGFSPRLTRIAQPVVQVLASFPANFLFPLAVWFFLRTGLSIDVGGILLMALGAQWYILFNTIAGAMSIPSDLREAMDDLGVRGLQRWQRLILPGVFPAYVTGGITASGGAWNASIVSEVVTFGGTTLTATGLGAYIARATADGDFPQLLAGVAVMSLYVVGLNRLLWRRLYRLAERRYSL, encoded by the coding sequence ATGTCGTTCCGGACCAGCGACGGCGCCCCGCGCGCCCCGCTCGCCAGCCGGTTCGCGGGGCGCCTGTCCCGCATGACGTGGGTGGACGTGGTCGTGGCCGCGGCCGTCCTGGTGCTGCTCTACCTCGTCCTGAAGGTCGGCCAGGGCACCACCGTCCGCTTCTCGACCGAGCAGTCGGTCCAGGTCGACACCGATCCCGCGCGCCTTCCGTACGACGCGGCGCGCTCGCTCCTGCGCATGTTCGCCGCGCTCGCCGCCTCGATCGTCTTCACCTTCGCGTACGCCTACGCGGCGGCGAAGAGCCGCCGTCTCGAACGGATCCTGATCCCGGCACTCGACATCCTCCAGTCCGTGCCCGTGCTCGGCTTCCTGACGGTCGCGGTGACCGGGTTCCTCGCCCTGTTCCCGGGCTCCATGCTCGGTCTGGAGTGCGCGTCGATCTTCGCGATCTTCACCTCGCAGGCCTGGAACATGACGTTCGGCTTCTACCAGTCCCTCACCTCGCTGCCCCGTGAACTCGACGAGCTGTCCCGGTCGTTCCGCTTCACCAAGTGGATGCGGTTCTGGAAGGTCGAGGTGCCGGCCGGGATGATCGGCCTGGTCTGGAACGGCATGATGAGCTTCGGCGGCGGCTGGTTCTTCCTCGTCGCGTCGGAGGCCATCAGCGTCAACAACAAGGAGTACGCGCTGCCGGGCGTCGGCTCCTACGCCGGAGCGGCCGTCACCGACGGCGACCTCGGCAAGGTCGGCTGGGCCATCCTCACCATGGCGGTCATGGTCATCGGCGTGAACTTCCTGTTCTGGCGGCCGCTGACCGCCTGGGCGGAGAAGTTCAGGAACGAGCAGTCCGAGGCGAGCGAGGCGCAGCGCTCGGTCGTGCTCGACTTCCTGCGCCGCTCCCACTGGCCGCGGCTGCTCGGGGCCCTGCTGCGCCCGGCGGGCCGCGCCCTCGGCCGGGCCGCCCGCGTCCTCGGCACCGACGACCGGCCGCTGTCCATCGACCCGGCGCGGCGGCGCACCGGCGACATCGCCTTCGCGGTCGTCGCGGGCGGCCTGATCGTCTGGGGCCTCGCCGACCTCGGCGGCTATCTGCACGAGAGCACCGGACTGGGCGTGTTCGGTGAGCCGCTGCTGCTCGGCCTCGTCACGTTCGTCCGGGTCGTGGTGCTCGTCGCCGTCGCGACCGTCGTCTGGGTGCCCGTCGGCGTGTGGATCGGCTTCTCGCCGCGCCTGACCCGGATCGCCCAGCCCGTCGTGCAGGTCCTGGCGTCCTTCCCGGCCAACTTCCTGTTCCCGCTCGCCGTCTGGTTCTTCCTGCGGACGGGCCTGTCCATCGACGTCGGCGGCATCCTCCTGATGGCACTCGGCGCCCAGTGGTACATCCTCTTCAACACCATCGCCGGAGCCATGTCGATCCCGAGCGACCTCCGCGAGGCCATGGACGACCTCGGCGTCCGCGGCCTGCAGCGCTGGCAGCGGCTGATCCTGCCGGGCGTCTTCCCGGCGTACGTCACCGGCGGCATCACCGCGTCCGGCGGCGCCTGGAACGCCTCGATCGTCTCCGAGGTCGTCACCTTCGGCGGCACCACGCTGACCGCCACCGGGCTCGGCGCGTACATCGCCCGTGCCACCGCCGACGGCGACTTCCCGCAGCTGCTCGCGGGCGTCGCCGTGATGAGCCTGTACGTCGTGGGGCTCAACCGGCTGCTGTGGCGCCGTCTCTACCGCCTCGCCGAACGCCGCTACTCCCTCTGA
- a CDS encoding MgtC/SapB family protein, with translation MQALTTFDFALRLGTGVGCGALIGVERQWRARMAGLRTNALVAAGATLFVLYSEAMADPTSPTRVASYVVSGVGFLGGGVIMREGASISGLNTAATLWCSAAVGVLAASGRLALALLGALTVIGVHLTLRPTSRLIDRAPQASADTTTRVTFHVTCERRAEAHVRALLIQLLSSADPRLAGLRIRRGEGGGTTALEAAVTLDGAPGADMEQLVTRLSLEPGVRDLHWHLTDQGDQAGAERAAA, from the coding sequence ATGCAGGCCCTGACCACGTTCGACTTCGCTCTCCGCCTGGGCACAGGCGTCGGCTGCGGCGCCCTCATCGGGGTGGAGCGCCAGTGGCGCGCCCGGATGGCGGGCCTGCGCACCAACGCGCTCGTCGCCGCGGGCGCCACCCTCTTCGTGCTCTACAGCGAGGCGATGGCCGACCCCACCAGCCCCACCCGCGTCGCCTCGTACGTCGTCTCCGGCGTCGGCTTCCTCGGCGGCGGCGTCATCATGCGCGAGGGCGCCTCGATCAGCGGCCTCAACACGGCGGCCACGCTGTGGTGTTCGGCGGCGGTGGGCGTCCTCGCCGCCTCGGGGCGGCTCGCGCTCGCGCTGCTCGGCGCGCTCACGGTCATCGGCGTCCATCTGACCCTGCGGCCCACCAGCCGCCTCATCGACCGGGCCCCGCAGGCGAGCGCCGACACCACCACGCGGGTCACCTTCCACGTCACCTGCGAGCGCCGCGCGGAGGCGCACGTCCGAGCGCTGCTCATCCAGCTCCTGAGCAGCGCGGACCCGCGCCTGGCCGGGTTGCGCATCCGGCGCGGCGAGGGCGGCGGGACCACCGCCCTCGAAGCCGCCGTCACCCTCGACGGCGCCCCCGGCGCGGACATGGAGCAGCTCGTGACCCGGCTCTCCCTGGAGCCCGGCGTCCGCGATCTGCACTGGCACCTGACCGACCAGGGCGACCAGGCGGGCGCCGAGCGGGCCGCGGCCTGA
- a CDS encoding MarR family winged helix-turn-helix transcriptional regulator translates to MPKTHWLNDDEMAAWQAFLTAGALLNRRIEEQLKDEAGLSHLQYEVLVRLAAAEGGELRMTELAAVVLTSKSGLTYQVTQLEKAGLVRRRSCADDVRGVYAVLTEEGRRRLEAAAPGHVGVVRDQLIDVLTPGQLAALKEGLGEVARRLGAA, encoded by the coding sequence ATGCCCAAGACGCACTGGCTCAACGACGACGAGATGGCCGCCTGGCAGGCCTTCCTGACCGCGGGCGCGCTGCTCAACCGGCGCATCGAGGAGCAGCTCAAGGACGAGGCGGGCCTCTCCCACCTCCAGTACGAGGTGCTCGTGCGGCTCGCCGCCGCCGAGGGCGGCGAGCTGCGCATGACCGAGCTGGCCGCGGTGGTCCTCACGAGCAAGAGCGGGCTGACCTACCAGGTCACCCAGCTGGAGAAGGCGGGCCTGGTGCGCCGCCGCTCCTGTGCCGACGACGTGCGCGGCGTCTACGCCGTCCTCACCGAAGAGGGCCGCCGCCGTCTGGAGGCGGCCGCCCCGGGCCACGTCGGCGTGGTGCGCGACCAGCTCATCGACGTCCTCACGCCCGGCCAGCTCGCCGCCCTGAAGGAGGGCCTCGGCGAGGTCGCGCGGCGCCTCGGCGCGGCCTGA
- a CDS encoding dioxygenase family protein — MTTAAPERMPSLFLSHGAPTLAEDPVWPGELARWGAGLPRPTAILMVSAHWEEAPLALGATTTVPLVYDFWGFPEHYYGVRYAAPGAPGLAEKVRKLLRGPGTPVQDLPERGLDHGAYVPLREMYPDADVPVLQMSLPTLDPQKLMEIGRKLAPLRDEGVLIVGSGHFTHNLRAINPDNHVPAVLAEFDDWGRRTLAAGDVDALLDFAHKAPGARYAHPREEHFVPLAVTLGTAADELRTQRSVIDGTWLGLSKRSVQFG; from the coding sequence ATGACCACCGCAGCCCCGGAGCGCATGCCGTCCCTCTTCCTGAGCCATGGCGCCCCCACCCTCGCCGAGGACCCCGTCTGGCCGGGCGAGCTGGCCCGCTGGGGCGCGGGGCTGCCACGGCCGACGGCGATCCTGATGGTCTCCGCGCACTGGGAGGAGGCCCCCCTCGCCCTCGGCGCGACCACCACGGTGCCGCTCGTCTACGACTTCTGGGGCTTCCCCGAGCACTACTACGGCGTGCGGTACGCCGCCCCGGGCGCCCCCGGCCTGGCCGAGAAGGTCCGCAAGCTGCTGCGCGGCCCGGGCACACCGGTGCAGGACCTGCCGGAGCGGGGCCTCGACCACGGCGCGTACGTACCGCTGCGGGAGATGTACCCGGATGCCGACGTGCCGGTGCTCCAGATGAGCCTGCCGACCCTGGACCCCCAGAAGCTGATGGAGATCGGGCGCAAGCTCGCGCCGCTGCGCGACGAGGGCGTGCTGATCGTCGGCAGCGGGCACTTCACCCACAACCTCCGGGCCATCAACCCCGACAACCACGTGCCCGCCGTCCTGGCCGAGTTCGACGACTGGGGCCGGCGCACCCTGGCGGCCGGGGACGTGGACGCGCTCCTCGACTTCGCGCACAAGGCGCCGGGCGCCCGCTACGCCCACCCCCGCGAGGAGCACTTCGTACCGCTCGCGGTCACGCTCGGCACGGCGGCGGACGAACTCCGCACCCAGCGCAGCGTCATCGATGGCACCTGGCTCGGCCTCTCCAAGCGCTCGGTCCAGTTCGGCTGA
- a CDS encoding HAD family hydrolase gives MPRAALFDVDGTLADTNHLHVVTWWEAFRQAGEQVATHDIHRAIGLGSTDLIAHLLGDDRDQDRDAELSAAHGTLYGTYFERLAAFDGARDLLYALAAREWRIVLATSAGGGELAALRRAIDADDVITGVASADDVASGKPAPDPVHRALDIAGCGPKDAVFVGDTVWDMRAARRAGVRSVALLCGGIPRHDLEEAGASAVYATPADLLEHLDSGVLTGRQ, from the coding sequence GTGCCGCGCGCCGCGCTCTTCGACGTCGACGGGACCCTCGCCGACACCAACCACCTGCACGTCGTGACCTGGTGGGAGGCGTTCCGGCAGGCGGGCGAGCAGGTCGCCACGCACGACATCCACCGGGCGATCGGGCTCGGCTCGACCGACCTCATCGCCCATCTGCTCGGCGACGACCGGGACCAGGACCGGGACGCGGAGCTCAGCGCCGCGCACGGCACCCTGTACGGAACGTACTTCGAGCGGCTCGCCGCCTTCGACGGCGCCCGCGACCTCCTGTACGCCCTCGCCGCGCGCGAGTGGCGCATCGTCCTCGCGACCTCGGCCGGAGGCGGTGAACTGGCGGCGCTGCGCCGGGCGATCGACGCCGACGACGTGATCACCGGCGTCGCCAGCGCGGACGACGTCGCCTCGGGGAAACCGGCTCCCGACCCCGTCCACCGCGCCCTGGACATCGCCGGGTGCGGGCCGAAGGACGCGGTGTTCGTCGGTGACACGGTGTGGGACATGCGCGCGGCGCGCCGGGCGGGCGTGCGCTCCGTCGCCCTGCTCTGCGGGGGCATCCCGCGGCACGACCTGGAGGAGGCCGGGGCCTCGGCCGTGTACGCCACCCCCGCCGACCTCTTGGAGCACCTGGACAGCGGGGTGCTGACGGGTCGTCAGTGA